TTGATTGCTATCGCTTTTTTTCTGTCAGTCTGTTTCCCAGATATTGCTGGGTTATTATTATTCTCTCTATGTATGTACGGTATGTGTGTATTtacaaacaacacattttttataaattaaattattttcttaaaccAAAAAGAAACTCATCACAAAGACATAACGTCACTAGCGAAAAGTGACaaaccttattaaaaaaaaacaacttaaaaaaattatagattaaaAGAGACTAGtcaaatttaaagaaaaatataaaatcaatcattcaaaaaataaaaagattaatggTGTTCTGCTGATTAATGGTTCCGAACGTCATCATGACTCATTCCACTCATATGCACAGCCGGTTAAACTAGTCAGTCAGCTGGCTTGAATTGTCAGCCAATCAGTGCGCTTGAATGGTATCTATGATGTCCATCAGCCTATCAGTGAACAGGATGTAGTTGCCTAGCTTggtctccaccaatcagagaccAGAGGCGTGTCGGTGCAGCGTTTGAATTTTTAGCCAGACTTTTCAAGCCAGTCGTCGGATAGATCGTCAAATAAAGCGTACGCTAAAGTTTGGAAGTGTCAATATAGCACTTAAATCTCTTCAGAGATCTACGGCGGAACCacaggatgaggaagaggtaAGAGAAAGACAGACTTTGAAGAGTATAGTCTGTGTTAATGTGTAGAATTGCATATGTATGGTTAGCTGAAAATAGTGTTTAGGTAGGTCAGTGGTCGAAGTTTtcgtaatttgtttaaaaaaaacatcttaattttgcATTAGCACGTAAGTTAACTAGGTACTGATATTTATAAACAGACGTTTTCAACAAACCAATTTCAAGTTTCTTTAATTATAATCAATAATTGGTCTATTAATGGAacataatgattttatttattcaacaatACAGTAACAAATCAGTAACGCTGctcatatattattaaaaattattctttTGCTGATACATTTGTGATTGATTCTTTAataagtatataattttaagtaatGCTGTTGATTTGGTTATTAATTAATAAGAAAACTattgaaaaaacattttactgtttaATTTGCAACTCTGAAGTCTGACAACAGAGCGAGAGCATGTATTCattaaatatgaatgtgtgtCATTGCAGTGAAATCCACGCTGCAGAGTCTGTAGCATGTTTGGGCAAGGCCCTCGGAGAGCTGAAGGACATCTGGGAGGAGATCGGGATCCCAGAAGACCAGAGGCTTCAGCGAACGGACGCCGTCCACATGCACATCAAAGTCAGTTCAGGTCATCCGTGTTTCTCACTGATTGGAGGACGGAGACAAAGATTCACCGTGAAATCTCTGTGATTGCAGAATCTGCTGGATATGATGATCGCAGAGGAGGAAGGGCTGAAGAAGCGCTTGCTGAGCAGTATTGAAGCATGCAGAAAAGAGGTGACCAGCCTGTGTAGTGAGCTTCAGGTGCAGGAGTGTCAGGTGAGTCACTCTGATACAAGATTGTTTGGAGAACAGCTTGATACAACCTGTGCTCTCTTGCTTCTGGATGTTTTGTCAAGCCGGCCAATCAGATTGGagactgtgtgtgtttggcagGAGGAGGACGGCCTTACGATGCTGCAGCTGGAGAAGGATCTACGTACGCAGGTCAAGATGATGCTGAAAGAGAAAAGTGCTCGTCAGAGCGAGCTGAAGTCTCTGATTCAGCAGGATCAAGATCTGTGTGACATCTTGTGTGATGAGCTGTTCCCCATCCATCCTGAACATGTCCCGTCACAGCAGCAGCTGCAGAACTACAGACAACACAACAACACACGCAACCAGGAGAGGGTAAAACACACTTTCAGAGCTGTCCGCTTTTTTGTTTTAGTATGTGAAATGGTATTGACATGTTAAGATGACTATGTCGAAATGCATGcggttttacaataattaaataatcaaggtatattaaaaccacagtgtgtgtgtgtgtgatacacacacatacaatacattaccagtcaaaagattggaattattttttgtgtgtgtttttgaaagaagtctcaaaattacagtaaaaacttttTCTGTTGTTaatgtcattactccagtcttcagtgtcacatgatccttcagatatcattgtgatattgctgctcaagaaacatttttttatgttcccaatgttgaaaaccattctgcttaatatttttgttactagactgatcgtgtgacactgaagactggagtaatgatgctggaaattcagctttgcatcacagttcttttaaattgtaataatttttgacTATTACTGTCTTTACCGTagattttatcaaacaaatgcagcctttctGAGTGCAAGATCATCCTAAATATTGCAGATTTTTTATGTTGGGTATATCCTGCATTCTTAAGTGAATAGTAAGGTAGTTTGCTTCTCTGATGAAAGTTTCTATCAGTTTGGTTACAGgaagtgtgcttgtgtgtgtttacaggagCGCCGTCATGCCGAGTTTGTGGGAATGAAGCGTCAGATCACAGTGTTGATGGAGGATCTGGAGCAGCATCCTGACACCTCTTTTGAGAAAGACGCTGTGTGTGAAGATGAAGACGCTTTCTGCCTTTCCGTGGAAAACCTCAGTGCGCTCAAAGTGTTACTGCACCAGGTACACACACTTCAGTTCTTTTGAGCtgttcctttttattttggggtgtaaCCAAAAAGCCGTCCGTTAAAATGAGAACGCAGTGGTTTTAAAAattgataagaagaaatgttGCTTTAGCAGCAACGCCGTATAAAAgactttctgaaggatcatgtgacactgaggcgtaatgatgctgataattccGCTTTGCTTCATGGTATCATTATACCAACAATCATTTCTGAAGTCTGTTTTGTTTTCAGTTGGTGAAATGTCATTaggtaatagtgtgtgtgtgtgtgtgtgtgtgttgtatttcAGCTGGAGAGCCGTAAAGCTGAAAGTGAAGCGCTGTGTGTGTCCATCCGTGGTCGTATCGAGCAGCTGTGGGAGATGTTGCAGGTTCctgaggaagaaagagagagtcTGCTGCACAACACCCTCACTAGCTCAAAAAGCAGACTGAACGCAGTAAGTACTCCCTTGTCACTAAAGTAGGTCACATTGTTCCTCTTTCGCTTCTAAACCATCCCTCACGCCGTCTTCCTCACTGTGTCACAGCTGCAGGCAGAGCTGCAGCGACTTGaggaactgaaaaagaaaaacatccagCGCGTTATTCACGCAATCCGATCAGAGATCGTCAAGTTTTGGGAGAAATGTTACTTCAGCCCGGAGCAGAGACAAGCCTTCACTCCCTATCACAGCGGTATGCCAACAGATAGTTTCTAGGCAAAATCCCAATCTGCGTACATTAGAGTACAAAAATGAACTACTGTGATAGTTGTGGGAAAATACAGaagattttactttaaaatataatttttgaggGTATTATTAAAAGAAcctttcacccaaaaatgaatatttgctaaaaatgtacacacacacacacccccctcCCCACATCCTCTGGTCagccaagatgtaaatgagtttgtttcttcataggaacatatattaaaaaaaaaaattacatcacttgtacaacaatggatcctctaaagtgaatgggtgccgtcagaataagagatgataaaaacaaaacaatagctTTTGATGGagtctttgtttatttgtttggactctcattttgacggcacccattcactgcagaggatccattggtgagcaagtgatgtaatgctgaccTAATCTCAATCTGGCATGTTGATTAAAGATTTTATGGTAATTGTGATTGAGCAATAGTTTTTAAAAGTGCACAGAGATTGACTGATTTTGTTGCTTTGTGCGGTTAGATGATCTGGAAGAGGAGGTGTTGCGTGAACATGAGCTGGAGTTGGAGCGACTGAAGCAGGACTATGCTGAACACAGCGAGCTGTACGACGCTGTCTCCACCTGGAGCAGCAACTGGGCTCTCTATCAGGAACTGGAGGTGATAAATCAGAGGAGACCGGCTGAAAAGTTTCAGAAGAAACATTAAAAGGTTTGCAAAAACTGAGACTAATTATGCTTGGTCTTCTTTCTCCAGAAAAAAGCCACGGACCCCTCTCGCTTTAACAACAGAGGAGGAAACCTGCTGAAGGAGGAGAAACAGAGGGTTGACCTGCAGAAGAGTTTGCCAAAGGTTTGAGCTGCTCTTTAGGCAAACTGATGTTTGATTTCCTGGAATGGCTTGTATGCtgatttgtttgtattttgtgtGATTGGCCAGTTGGAGAAGAGTCTGAAGGCCCAGATTGACCAATGGGAAGCAGCGCACTGTAAAGAGTTCCGTGTGCACGGACAGCCGTTCCTGCAATTTGTGGAAGACCAGTGGAATCAACACCgcatggagaaagagagagaaaaagaggaacGGGTACGAAGACGTTCTTCTTGAAATTACTACTTCtgactaattaattttattttgaatataagtTTCTGATATGAGGTTTGTATTGtgcagcaaatgaagaaaatgaagcAGACGGAGGAAGATCTACTGTACGGCACCATCATCAGAACTCCAACCAAGAGGAGACTCGCGGGAACCCCGACACCCGGAAAAACACGCAAGGTGCTGACTGTATACGTGTGCTAACTATCAGCCAATGAGATATAATCAGTATCAACACCAGGGAAGCTAAAACCAGAAataacagataaaataaatatcaaatattactGCATCATTTTATGATGATAGTAGATCTACACAAACATTgcttaagtaaataaaatataataaaatccttctaaattagtttatatatttctttatatatatatatatatatatatatatatatatatatatatatatatatatatatatatatatatatatatatatatatatatatatatataaaatgaaatgaaatgcacattgtgtaatgtgtttttgtatatttagttttgtgtatgcgtctttacattttagtttacaAAATGCGCATTATGTATGCATGCACGTTTTTCAAATGAATGATTTAATGCAATTATATAATCTCATAtatgcattataaatgtaaagATCCATTTTAATATAAGGGCTAATAGAACATTGcaaatgtaaaattgtataattattttataaaaaattatgtaatgttttttttttttttacttaaaatacatttttcttaatattAACTACATAGTAATGACTTTTAAAAGCAGAAAATTGTCTTGTCAGCAGATTTTAAAAACGGGAAACAAACTATTGATCAATCTGTCAATCAGATGTGctgatatattataaataaaaaatatgtattcttCTTTTTAAGCTGATCTCCACCTCTAGCATGTGTAGCTCCACCCCCAACACGACACTCCGTTCCATATGCCCCTCCCCTTCTTTAAGACCGCCCCTTTCCTCCAGCAAGGTGAGTTATGCTTGAAGCACTACATGGTTACATGCATTTATAGTATAATCAATAAATCTATGAGCTGTGTTCCTCTGCTAGCTGGGTGCGCGGACACCTGCCCGTGGCCGAACCCCTCGTGGGCTGGAGAGGAATAAAGAGAACATCTCCCATCTGAGCGGAGCTTTGCGCACAATAGCCGCCAGCCCTCAAAGAAACTACTCCATCACATCTGTGGCCTCCTCCTACTCGGAGTTTGCGGTAAGTTCATTATCCTGCAGTTAGCCGTCTAGACACACAGGCAGCAGATGAAATCAAGTGACCTCCGTCTGCTTACTCTGCCTTCTGTTATAGAAGGACTCTGAATCCACTGCAGCGTCCAGGTCTGTATATCTAAAGACATTGACTGCCCATCACACTATTAACACACACTCTTCTCATCTAACCCGACTAACGGAggagggtctgtgtgtgtgtgtgtgcactttcagCTTCTAACAGTGCAGTGAGAACAAAAGAACACCACGACTTAAACACGATCTGCTGTTTTTAACGACTCTATGAAATCAAAATTGGAGAAAAGTTGTGAAATGGCGACATGACAGTTGTTAGATGAAATTAGTCCTTTCTGTCAATATTGATTCGCTGGGCAGGATGTTGAATTATTTTGCCTGTCACTGATGTTTCTTCagctaattaaaaagaaaacatcgAACCTATAGTTTTAAAAGGACTGTTCGcccaaattaaaattgtcatttactcactcccttaaaggtgcagtagggaacttttgtaaaaatattttttttacatatttgttaaacctgtcattatgtcctgacagtagaatgagacagataatctgtgaaaaaaatcaagctcctctggctcctcccaatggtcctattgccatttgcagttactgaccgctcccagtaagaaacaaccaatcagagctgcggtccgtaactttgtttgtgttcaaaatgtagaaaaatgtatataataagcgagtacaccatgaatccattttccaaaccgtgtttttagcttgtcctaaatcactagggtgcacctataataagtgtttatattcagactattttagattgcttcaggggtaccgcggcggagtaacccagtacctttgtgattcttcatagacataaacagagagaagtagttccggctacgatgttcttccgcaagatgcaagcagttctgtttattaaccgctagagcgtcaaaagttccctactgcagctttaagttgttccaaatttgtttacttttttttttttttttttttttttttttttttttttttacgtttctttgtattggtcacacacaaaatatattataaagatGTTGGTTATTAAACAGTTGCTTGTAGCCATTGACTTCATTATTTCATTTCctgtactatggaagtcaatggctaccagcaactgtttagtaGTTACCAACATCCTTCaaaatgtctttttgtttttaacataagaaagaaactcgaacagcttgagggagagtaaatgatgaccgaatttaaatttttgggtgaactatccctttaagaccgcTAAAAGAAGCATAAACTTGAAGGGTTGTGGAGTGTCTAATGGAAATATAACTTCATACTCATATAATTGTGCTTTTGCCTACAGCGGGAGCTCTCAAACGGAAAATCCAACGTCAAGACTGGAGTTCTGAACTCTACCGTCACACACTGATCTCCGTAGATCAAAGATGGACTGATGGACATCgatgaagacaaaaaaagaagcttttattGCAATACTGAATGTAAATCACTTAGATTTTGTTGAggaattgtaaatattttacctctgctttttactatatttctcgtgacttttgtttccttttatttaattttcctttTATGAGTTTTCTCTGTCTTTGAGCTTGGCTTCACCTGCAAGTTTTTCTGAAAACTCATTAACACTGATCTTAGGCCTCTGAGATGGATTTTATCTGTTATACTCTAAAATCACAGGCATTTAGATGCCTTTCAGACTTTATCTTCTGTAGTGATTGCACAGCACACTAAGTTTACATGACGTCACTCCTCTTGGGAAAAACTGCTGCTACTGTGGTGGTTGGCATCCTGTAAATAAATTTGTTTTCATGGGGATATTTTGTACTGtgtaagtgatttatttattaggATGGATGATAATAAATACTGGATGTATGCGGCATTTatttagattaataaatgttattattcaaaatgtataCCTGAACAATAAACGTACGTTTAGCTGATGATACatagtcaaaaataaaaatggcaggTTTATCTCCTTGGACCTGACCAATCAAGGATAACTTCAGGGAAAACAGTCTATTATGGTGCAAATTCTTATTGTtagaatattatttttacttcTCATAAAAACTAGTTTTAGTGATTATTGCACCTTACTGAAAAAAAGATTTATGTAGGTGTTATTATTTATGGTCACTATTTACATGCAGGCTGTATTTGATGATATTTTTGTATTGTGACGCATTTGCTGTTTAAATATAATGGGCTGTTTAATTTCAGGTTCCGCTGTGACAACTTGCCCCCTATAGTGCCACtactggggcatgttgtcacaaaagcACAAAGCTTTATTGAACGCTAATGTCTCTTTTATCTGGCTGGTAACGGTGGAAATGTTTCGTAGCATGCTGTAGCCAAGACTTCAGTGTGCTTTAATCAACCCTGAGAAATATTCAGTGTGACAGAGCGCCTCTTCTCCCTGTTcgtctatgtatgtgtgtgcgcgtgcgtccgtgtgtgtgtgttggtgctgAAGTTGCATTGCAGGGGTGGGACTCCTGCATTCAGATCTTCATCATGCGCAGAGGAAAACCCAGACTCACTTTCTGATCGGATCTAAACGCGCGTCAGAAGCGAACGGGTCCTGCACGTGCATCGGATGCTGTAATGCGCGTAAATTGATGGATGAGAGTGTGCGCGAGCAGGAGCGGGAGAAACAGACACTGCTGAAGGTAAGAGCACGCATAAGCGCTCATATCTCACGTGCATATGCTGCAAATGTCGCGAATTTATCCTACATTAtgaatatatagtaataataataatatgcataatatctatatatatgcatattatttCATACGATGATTTATTAGTAGCCTATGCAATATGCATTTCAGACATGCATAATTATTCTCATGCGTTTTCTGCCTGTTGGTTTTCGCTTGACGTGGAACTGGAAGTTCAGGCCCGTTCACGTGCTGATGCAGTGCGCGTGCCCGCGGTTCGGGTGGTTGCCATGGTGATCGTGATTGGACCCTCCTCTGATGGGGGCATTAATTTAATACCCAAGGGTCAAATAAAACATTGCACACCCCCCGTACAACAGCTGCGAAGTGGAAGCacggtgtgcgtgtgtgtgtgtgttgtattttgGGAGTTTTGTGCACTTTTTGTGTGTCTAATGCTGTGTCTGTCAGTTATTGAGCTTTGTCGTTGTTTACATTACGTGTCCGTTGTTCTGGTAGGGTTGTCTTTCTCCAGACAGGTTTCTTGCTCCTGCAGGCAGCATCTCTCGTCGCTTGTGTTTCACTGGAAGTGTTATTAGGAGTCATTCTGGAGATTAAAAGCAGGCTTGATTTATCATCGTTCGCTCGTGAGAGAAGCTGACAGTGCAGACCTGAGCCCCTCCAGCCGCTCCTGCTCTCGGCCTCTATTTCATCCGCTCTGAAAGCTGCTCTGTCCGCGGGAAAACAATCATATCTGAATGATTAGCGCCGCAGAGCCGCTCAGAGCATCTTGATTAGCTCTCGTGATTTAGTTTGGCTCGGTCCGGGGCTCCTGGATACCAGCGCTGCTCGGTGGAGAGGCTTTTAGAAGGAAATCAATCTGTTTTCAAGGATTAATCCGTTTAGATGCTTTTTCCAGTATATTAACTTTGCGTTTAGGGTTTCATGGAAGATAGATACAGATCTTTAAAGGGATCTTTCAACCCCCCATGCATCAGTAAcatttatatgaatttattttgaaaCACAAAATAGAGATTTTATGGAAATTTAAAATTTTTCCCATAAAAAAGGGTGAATGGTTaaaaaggtttttgttgttgttgttgtttgtttgttttttttgtttgtttgttttttttttttttttgttctttggttgtcactattcattattatttattaactctTAATCCTGTTTATTAAATAGGCTATttagcctattaaaaaaaaatcaactttatGTAACccttatattattaaaatgcgtttttacatttcttatatatatatatatatatatatatatatatatatatatatataaattaaatgtaaaaaataaataataataataataaaaatgtacacacacaattcaataatattaaataataatataaatagaattaaataataatatattaaattaattagtatatatatatatatatatatatatatatatatatatatatatatatatatatatatatatatatataaggctggAAAATTAAGACTGAAAAtatactaaattaaaatattaatactataatagtatataaacttttaaaatcactGCATGAAGTGGAGTAAATGATTTCTGGCTGAAACTATCCATTAAACATCGACCTTTCTAACATATatgatatttgattaaaaaataataaactagcatactttgtgtgtgtgtatatatatggtaATTGAAATAAGCTTCAGTCAAAGGATGaaaacaactggaaataaaaaaattggctaaataataataatacaaaaaaatacaatcactaaacaaaataacaatcttaatttatatttaaaattaaaatgaattcaaaaaatgtaaaaaaaaaaaaaaaaatgatgatagtGTTTAAACAATTGCCTACTaaaggttgagtaaataatgacagaaatgttatttttggctGTACCTTTAGGTCTGTTAAGACTTTAACCTCTACGCAGCGACTTCAATCTTATTTCACTAATGGCATCGTAAACAGCAAGAGAAGCGATCGTTACTTTTCTACAGGACCTGAAAGGAAACAAACCAAACGAACTGAAGCAAGCAGGTTTGGGATATCTGCTCCATGATTCATTGTTTATCAAGATGACGGTTTAAAGCTCACAAGTCAATGTGTCATTTGGGAAATTATTTTGGGATACTGGCTCCAACGTCCAGACGGTATCACTGAtccaagagagagagtgtgtgtgtgtgtgtgtgtgtgtgtgtgtgtccatctgtGCTCCTGTAGTCATTACAGCCTGAGCGTGGGCAGTAACACAGAGCTGCTGCTGAGATTCCTGACAGAACGCCTTCAACACATATTCATTTCACAGCAGACATGTGAAACCCATAATGCCCCGAC
The sequence above is drawn from the Carassius gibelio isolate Cgi1373 ecotype wild population from Czech Republic chromosome B25, carGib1.2-hapl.c, whole genome shotgun sequence genome and encodes:
- the LOC128014595 gene encoding protein regulator of cytokinesis 1 isoform X1, translating into MRKSEIHAAESVACLGKALGELKDIWEEIGIPEDQRLQRTDAVHMHIKNLLDMMIAEEEGLKKRLLSSIEACRKEVTSLCSELQVQECQEEDGLTMLQLEKDLRTQVKMMLKEKSARQSELKSLIQQDQDLCDILCDELFPIHPEHVPSQQQLQNYRQHNNTRNQERERRHAEFVGMKRQITVLMEDLEQHPDTSFEKDAVCEDEDAFCLSVENLSALKVLLHQLESRKAESEALCVSIRGRIEQLWEMLQVPEEERESLLHNTLTSSKSRLNALQAELQRLEELKKKNIQRVIHAIRSEIVKFWEKCYFSPEQRQAFTPYHSDDLEEEVLREHELELERLKQDYAEHSELYDAVSTWSSNWALYQELEKKATDPSRFNNRGGNLLKEEKQRVDLQKSLPKLEKSLKAQIDQWEAAHCKEFRVHGQPFLQFVEDQWNQHRMEKEREKEERQMKKMKQTEEDLLYGTIIRTPTKRRLAGTPTPGKTRKLISTSSMCSSTPNTTLRSICPSPSLRPPLSSSKLGARTPARGRTPRGLERNKENISHLSGALRTIAASPQRNYSITSVASSYSEFAKDSESTAASSGSSQTENPTSRLEF
- the LOC128014595 gene encoding protein regulator of cytokinesis 1 isoform X2; this encodes MRKSEIHAAESVACLGKALGELKDIWEEIGIPEDQRLQRTDAVHMHIKNLLDMMIAEEEGLKKRLLSSIEACRKEVTSLCSELQVQECQEEDGLTMLQLEKDLRTQVKMMLKEKSARQSELKSLIQQDQDLCDILCDELFPIHPEHVPSQQQLQNYRQHNNTRNQERERRHAEFVGMKRQITVLMEDLEQHPDTSFEKDAVCEDEDAFCLSVENLSALKVLLHQLESRKAESEALCVSIRGRIEQLWEMLQVPEEERESLLHNTLTSSKSRLNALQAELQRLEELKKKNIQRVIHAIRSEIVKFWEKCYFSPEQRQAFTPYHSDDLEEEVLREHELELERLKQDYAEHSELYDAVSTWSSNWALYQELEKKATDPSRFNNRGGNLLKEEKQRVDLQKSLPKLEKSLKAQIDQWEAAHCKEFRVHGQPFLQFVEDQWNQHRMEKEREKEERQMKKMKQTEEDLLYGTIIRTPTKRRLAGTPTPGKTRKLISTSSMCSSTPNTTLRSICPSPSLRPPLSSSKLGARTPARGRTPRGLERNKENISHLSGALRTIAASPQRNYSITSVASSYSEFARELSNGKSNVKTGVLNSTVTH